From a region of the Impatiens glandulifera chromosome 4, dImpGla2.1, whole genome shotgun sequence genome:
- the LOC124936204 gene encoding basic leucine zipper 43-like → MMIPSENNFMINNNPCPFPFNNNIITTMTHNNNNGFFGNFPISQTTYDFVPQPSCLLGYNSTSDETEEELHQQQPGMVDERKKRRMISNRESARRSRMRKQKHLDELCSQVMRLRMENQNLINKLNHVAECHDKVQRENTRLKEEASDLHQMVSDLGIDSSSSPFSLLVADLLEDVNCNTAHLRAESSNQKSMTSSSSLLH, encoded by the coding sequence ATGATGATCCCATCAGAGAACAACTTCATGATCAACAACAACCCATGTCCCTTTCCCTTTAATAACAACATCATAACCACCATGACTCATAATAACAACAACGGTTTCTTTGGCAACTTCCCCATTTCACAAACCACTTACGATTTTGTTCCCCAGCCATCGTGTCTCCTCGGGTATAACTCGACCTCAGATGAAACCGAGGAGGAATTACACCAGCAGCAGCCAGGAATGGTTGAcgagaggaagaagagaaggatGATCTCCAACAGGGAGTCGGCTAGGAGATCGAGGATGAGAAAGCAGAAGCATCTTGATGAACTTTGCTCACAGGTCATGCGGTTGAGAATGGAGAACCAAAACCTCATCAATAAGTTGAACCATGTGGCTGAGTGCCATGACAAGGTCCAAAGAGAGAATACTAGACTCAAGGAAGAGGCTTCCGACCTTCACCAGATGGTTTCGGACCTCGGAATTGATAGTAGTAGTAGTCCATTCTCACTTCTAGTTGCGGATCTTCTTGAGGATGTTAACTGTAATACCGCTCATCTCAGAGCAGAGTCCTCCAACCAAAAAAGCATGACATCTTCATCAAGTCTGCTTCACTGA